The Pirellulales bacterium DNA segment CTTGAGCACAAGCCGCCGGTGCCGACCGCGCCGCCTTGCACGACCGCGCCGACGGCCTGCGGCGCGGTCGCCAAGCTCGCGCCGGCGGAACCGGCCGCGGTTCACCGCCGCCGCATGGCGACGCTCGATTCGTTCGTCGTCGGGCCCTCGAACCAACTTGCCTGGGTCGCCGCGCAGACCACCGCCAGCCGTTTGGGCGCCTCGTCGCCGCTGGTGCTGCACGGCCCGACCAGCGTCGGCAAGACGCATCTGCTCGAAGGAGTCGTGAGCGAAGTGCGGCGGCTGCGCAGCGGAGCGCAGGCCGTGTACCTCTCGGCCGAGCAGTTCACGACGCTCTTTCTCGAAGCGCTGCACGGACGCGGACTGCCCTTGTTCCGCCGCAAATACCGGGGCCTCGACCTGTTGATCGTCGACGACATCCAGTTCCTCGTCGGCAAGCGGGCCACGCTCGCCGAGCTGCTGCACACGATCGACGTTTTCATCCGCGAGGGGCGGCAGCTTGTCTTTGCCGCCGACCGCCCGCCCTGCGAGCTGGGCGACCTCGGCCAGGACTTCACGACGCGGTTGCAAAGCGGCCTGGTGTGTGACATCGGGCCGCCCGAATACGAGACGCGGGTGGGAATTGTGCGGCGGCTGGCCGAGCGGATGGGACTCGATCTGCCGGAAGAAGTGCGGCACTTTGTGGCGACGCGCATCACGACGCACGCGCGCGAGCTGTCTGGGGCGCTGAACCGGCTCGACGCCACCAGCCGCGCCCTGGGTCAGCCGATGAGTCTGGCGTTGGCCGAGCAGACCTTGGCCGATGTTCGCCGCCAGACGCGCAGCGTGCGGCTGGGCGATATCAACAAGGCGGTTTGCGACGTGTTCGGGCTGGAGCCGCAAATGCTGCAATCGGAGGCCAAGGCCAAGCAGGTCAGCCATCCGCGGATGCTGGCCATGTGGTTGGCCCGACGCTATACGCGGGCGGCCTTGAGCGAGATTGGCAGTTACTTCGGCGGCCGCAGCCAC contains these protein-coding regions:
- the dnaA gene encoding chromosomal replication initiator protein DnaA; translation: MTRDDMEIGSALRLALADQVGQDRFDLWFGNHTCLDYDNETVTVRVPNQFYQDWLRTNFRRQIEASCHAALGKVVPVRFHIDPGLEHKPPVPTAPPCTTAPTACGAVAKLAPAEPAAVHRRRMATLDSFVVGPSNQLAWVAAQTTASRLGASSPLVLHGPTSVGKTHLLEGVVSEVRRLRSGAQAVYLSAEQFTTLFLEALHGRGLPLFRRKYRGLDLLIVDDIQFLVGKRATLAELLHTIDVFIREGRQLVFAADRPPCELGDLGQDFTTRLQSGLVCDIGPPEYETRVGIVRRLAERMGLDLPEEVRHFVATRITTHARELSGALNRLDATSRALGQPMSLALAEQTLADVRRQTRSVRLGDINKAVCDVFGLEPQMLQSEAKAKQVSHPRMLAMWLARRYTRAALSEIGSYFGGRSHSTVISANKKVRGWMESHLPMELADGECTVDEAVRRVEQALRAS